One part of the Microbacterium aurugineum genome encodes these proteins:
- a CDS encoding MFS transporter, translated as MTRTASIPTTETDAPRVGARGWAALVVLMLPVLLVSVDNTVLSFALPEISIALAPTGAEQLWIIDVYPLVLAGLLVTMGTLGDRFGRRKMLLIGATGFAAVSALAAFAPTAGLLIAARALLGLFGAMLMPSTLSLLRSIFRNRDQRRMAIAVWASAFSAGSALGPIVGGILLEHFAWGSVFLIAVPVLIPLLIAAPLLVPESRDPNPGRIDLISIALSMATMIPVVYAIKSLAVDGPSLTAGAWALLGFGMGYLFVRRQLRVKSPMLDMALFRRGSFSGAILVNLLSVVALVGFLYFVSQHLQLVLGLSPMMAGIALVPGMLAMIVAGLSVVPVSRRVPPHIVVPAGLAFSVAGYLIVAFTTHEHGVLPLVVAFVVLGIGIGAAETISNELILSSAPAAKAGAASAVSETAYELGAVLGTAVLGGIITAFYRGALVLPAGLPADVAHAAEETLAGAYTAAQELPAQLGTALWDAAADAFGSGVTVTSLIGAGLVVVAGVIAAVTLRKAPSH; from the coding sequence ATGACCCGTACTGCGTCGATCCCGACGACAGAGACGGATGCTCCCCGTGTCGGAGCCCGTGGCTGGGCGGCGCTCGTCGTCCTCATGCTGCCGGTGCTTCTGGTGTCGGTGGACAACACGGTGCTGAGCTTCGCGCTCCCCGAGATCTCCATCGCGCTCGCGCCCACCGGTGCGGAGCAGCTGTGGATCATCGATGTGTACCCGCTGGTGCTCGCGGGACTCCTCGTCACGATGGGTACCCTGGGTGACCGGTTCGGACGTCGGAAGATGCTGCTGATCGGGGCGACCGGCTTCGCCGCCGTATCCGCACTCGCCGCCTTCGCGCCCACGGCCGGCTTGCTGATCGCCGCCCGTGCGCTCCTGGGTCTCTTCGGCGCCATGCTGATGCCGTCGACGCTCTCCCTCCTCCGGTCGATCTTCCGCAACCGTGATCAGCGCCGCATGGCGATCGCGGTCTGGGCATCGGCGTTCTCCGCCGGGTCGGCGTTGGGTCCGATCGTGGGCGGCATCCTGCTCGAGCACTTCGCCTGGGGATCGGTCTTCCTGATCGCCGTTCCGGTGCTCATCCCCCTGCTCATCGCCGCACCGCTGCTGGTGCCGGAGAGTCGTGATCCGAACCCGGGTCGCATCGATCTGATCAGCATCGCGCTGTCGATGGCGACCATGATCCCGGTGGTCTACGCGATCAAGTCCCTCGCGGTGGACGGCCCGAGCCTCACCGCCGGCGCCTGGGCTCTGCTCGGCTTCGGCATGGGCTACCTGTTCGTCCGTCGTCAGCTGCGGGTCAAGAGCCCGATGCTCGACATGGCGCTGTTCCGGCGCGGTTCCTTCTCCGGGGCGATCCTGGTGAACCTGCTCAGCGTGGTCGCATTGGTGGGCTTCCTGTACTTCGTGTCGCAGCACCTGCAGCTGGTCCTCGGCCTGTCGCCGATGATGGCCGGCATCGCACTGGTCCCCGGCATGCTCGCGATGATCGTGGCGGGGCTCTCCGTCGTGCCGGTCTCGCGCCGCGTGCCGCCGCACATCGTGGTCCCCGCCGGGCTCGCGTTCTCGGTGGCCGGCTACCTCATCGTGGCGTTCACGACGCATGAGCACGGCGTCCTGCCGCTCGTGGTGGCGTTCGTGGTGCTGGGCATCGGCATCGGCGCGGCGGAGACGATCTCCAACGAGCTGATCCTCTCGAGCGCTCCCGCAGCCAAGGCAGGCGCGGCGAGTGCGGTCTCGGAGACGGCGTACGAGCTCGGGGCGGTGCTCGGCACCGCGGTGCTCGGCGGCATCATCACGGCGTTCTACCGCGGCGCTCTCGTGCTTCCGGCAGGTCTGCCCGCCGATGTCGCACACGCGGCGGAGGAGACCCTCGCCGGCGCCTATACCGCAGCGCAGGAGCTCCCGGCGCAGCTGGGGACGGCCCTGTGGGACGCGGCGGCCGACGCATTCGGTTCCGGTGTGACGGTGACGTCGCTGATCGGAGCCGGGCTCGTCGTGGTCGCCGGGGTGATCGCCGCCGTCACACTGCGCAAAGCCCCCTCGCACTGA
- a CDS encoding TetR/AcrR family transcriptional regulator — protein MPRPPLAREKVLDAFEAILIEDGERAATLDATAKAAGVSKGGLLYHFGSKEELEIGLVERLDRLTTADLERMTAAEEGPVAYYVRTSVMEDDALDRVLIATTRLAQGGSVAAADMLRETRRRWAETIRPHVRDNASLDLVMLVSDGLYFNNSLDVHGPERLVPRSDELKDLIALVLRATA, from the coding sequence ATGCCCCGACCTCCCCTCGCTCGCGAGAAGGTGCTCGACGCCTTCGAAGCGATCCTGATCGAAGACGGCGAGCGTGCCGCGACCCTCGACGCGACAGCCAAGGCAGCAGGGGTCTCCAAGGGTGGTCTGCTGTACCACTTCGGCTCGAAGGAAGAGTTGGAGATCGGCCTGGTCGAGCGCCTCGACCGCCTCACGACAGCGGACCTCGAGCGGATGACGGCAGCCGAGGAAGGGCCCGTCGCTTACTACGTGCGCACCTCGGTGATGGAAGACGACGCCCTCGACCGTGTCCTGATCGCGACGACGAGGCTCGCGCAGGGCGGCTCGGTCGCTGCGGCCGACATGCTGCGCGAAACACGGCGACGTTGGGCTGAGACGATCCGTCCGCACGTGCGCGACAACGCGAGCCTCGACCTCGTGATGCTCGTCAGCGACGGCCTGTACTTCAACAACTCCCTCGACGTGCACGGACCCGAACGCCTGGTTCCCCGAAGCGACGAGCTCAAGGACCTGATCGCGCTGGTGCTCCGAGCCACGGCCTGA
- the serA gene encoding phosphoglycerate dehydrogenase codes for MPKPVVLIAEVLSPATIEALGPDFDVRDVDGTDREALFAALADADAVLVRSATRIDEEALAHAPKLKVVARAGVGLDNVDIKAATAAGVMVVNAPTSNIVSAAELTVGHILSLARRIPAAHASLSGGAWKRSSFTGAELFEKTVGIVGLGRIGALVAARLAAFDMRVVAYDPYVTSARAQQLGVQLLSLDELVAESDFLTIHMPKTPETTGMIGAAQFQAMKPTAFVVNVARGGLIDEEALHAALVAGEIAGAGLDVFTTEPPVDGGTARPLLDLPNVVVTPHLGASTEEAQEKAGVSVARSVRLALGGDLVPDAVNVAGGVIDPYVRPGISLVEKLGQIFASLATSPLTSLDVEVHGELNAYDVSVLKLAALKGVFTNIVSETVSYVNAPLLAEQRGIAVRLIKDDVSDEYRNVITLTGALSDGTQLSVSGTLTGPKQTEKLVGINDHALELPIEQHHVVMLYTDRPGIVAVYGQKFGEAGINIAGMQIARQAAGAQALSVLTLDSPVSEELLEDVSAAIDADLFRQIEITEV; via the coding sequence GTGCCGAAGCCCGTCGTGCTCATCGCCGAAGTTCTCTCTCCCGCCACGATCGAGGCCCTCGGCCCCGACTTCGACGTCCGCGACGTCGACGGTACCGATCGCGAGGCGCTCTTCGCGGCACTCGCCGACGCTGACGCCGTGCTGGTGCGTTCGGCGACGCGCATCGACGAGGAGGCGCTGGCGCACGCGCCGAAGCTCAAGGTCGTGGCCCGTGCGGGCGTCGGTCTCGACAACGTCGACATCAAGGCAGCCACCGCAGCGGGCGTCATGGTCGTGAACGCGCCGACGTCCAACATCGTCTCCGCGGCGGAACTCACGGTCGGCCACATTCTGAGCCTCGCCCGCCGCATCCCCGCCGCACACGCGTCGCTCTCCGGTGGCGCGTGGAAGCGCAGCTCCTTCACCGGAGCCGAGCTGTTCGAGAAGACGGTCGGCATCGTCGGCCTCGGCCGGATCGGCGCCCTCGTCGCCGCGCGCCTCGCGGCCTTCGACATGCGTGTTGTCGCCTACGACCCCTACGTCACGTCCGCCCGCGCGCAGCAGCTCGGCGTGCAGCTCCTCTCCCTCGACGAGCTCGTGGCCGAGTCGGACTTCCTGACGATCCACATGCCGAAGACGCCGGAGACCACCGGCATGATCGGTGCCGCGCAGTTCCAGGCCATGAAGCCGACGGCGTTCGTGGTCAACGTCGCCCGCGGCGGACTGATCGATGAGGAAGCGCTCCACGCGGCGCTCGTCGCAGGAGAGATCGCCGGTGCCGGGCTCGATGTCTTCACGACCGAGCCTCCCGTGGACGGCGGGACCGCGCGCCCGCTGCTCGACCTGCCCAACGTGGTCGTCACGCCGCACCTCGGCGCGAGCACCGAGGAGGCGCAGGAGAAGGCAGGCGTCTCGGTCGCCCGCTCGGTGCGTCTCGCCCTCGGCGGAGACCTGGTGCCGGACGCGGTGAACGTCGCGGGTGGCGTGATCGACCCGTACGTGCGCCCCGGCATCTCCCTGGTCGAGAAGCTCGGCCAGATCTTCGCCTCGCTGGCGACCTCGCCTCTCACGAGTCTCGACGTCGAGGTGCACGGCGAGCTCAACGCCTACGACGTGAGCGTTCTCAAGCTCGCCGCGCTCAAGGGCGTGTTCACGAACATCGTGAGTGAGACCGTCTCGTACGTGAACGCCCCGCTCCTCGCCGAACAGCGCGGGATCGCCGTGCGTCTGATCAAGGACGACGTGAGCGACGAGTACCGCAACGTCATCACGCTCACGGGCGCACTGTCCGACGGGACCCAGCTGTCGGTCTCGGGAACCCTGACGGGGCCGAAGCAGACGGAGAAGCTGGTCGGGATCAACGATCACGCGCTCGAACTGCCGATCGAGCAGCACCACGTCGTGATGCTCTACACCGACCGCCCCGGCATCGTCGCGGTGTACGGGCAGAAGTTCGGCGAAGCAGGCATCAACATCGCCGGCATGCAGATCGCGCGTCAGGCGGCGGGCGCTCAGGCGCTCAGCGTGCTGACGCTCGACTCGCCGGTGTCGGAGGAGCTGCTCGAAGACGTGAGCGCCGCGATCGACGCCGACCTCTTCCGGCAGATCGAGATCACCGAGGTCTGA
- a CDS encoding GntR family transcriptional regulator, whose amino-acid sequence MTTASDATLGIVGVVDAVTAQLRGRILRAEIRSGDPITEAAVSQSFGVARPSAKAAIEQLVASGLLVRTAHRSARVVGIDSATVRDVYRTRTRLESAALRDLAVTRTVPRAAVEANAELLAMPPGPDPATVAPDLRFHTALIEALDSERTARMYRSVLDEVRLCMAQVQGRRLLDAAAIAAQHSDILAAVASGDGERAAILLDAHLSSAEERLVEALDAD is encoded by the coding sequence ATGACCACCGCTTCGGACGCAACGCTGGGGATCGTCGGCGTCGTGGATGCTGTCACCGCTCAGTTGCGCGGCCGTATCCTCCGTGCCGAGATCCGTTCCGGGGATCCGATCACGGAAGCGGCTGTGTCGCAGTCCTTCGGAGTGGCCCGTCCCAGCGCGAAGGCGGCGATCGAGCAGCTCGTCGCGAGCGGACTCCTGGTGCGCACGGCGCATCGCAGCGCGCGCGTGGTCGGGATCGATTCTGCGACGGTGCGGGATGTCTATCGCACCAGGACGCGGCTCGAGAGCGCCGCCCTTCGCGACCTCGCGGTGACGCGGACGGTGCCACGCGCGGCCGTCGAGGCGAACGCGGAGCTCCTCGCGATGCCGCCGGGGCCGGACCCGGCGACCGTCGCGCCCGACCTGCGATTCCACACCGCTCTCATCGAGGCGCTCGACAGTGAACGCACCGCTCGGATGTACCGCAGCGTCCTCGACGAAGTGCGCTTGTGCATGGCGCAGGTGCAGGGTCGACGATTGCTCGACGCGGCGGCGATCGCGGCGCAGCACAGCGATATCCTGGCTGCGGTCGCCTCGGGAGACGGGGAGCGAGCAGCAATCCTCCTCGACGCTCACCTGTCATCGGCCGAGGAGCGGCTGGTGGAGGCGCTCGACGCGGACTAG
- a CDS encoding FAD-binding and (Fe-S)-binding domain-containing protein — MPTTLAEPLDTALLGTRTQVHSRSIDRFARAHDASHYLLIPDAVLSPADAEGVARAFGAVRAAGRTMTFRSGGTSLSGQSVSGDILVDTRSNFRDIRVEDDGASVRVGPGATVRQVNTRLSRYRRKLGPDPASEIACTIGGVVANNSSGMACGITENSYQTIESMTVVLPSGTILDTGRPDAGEVLRAAEPEIVAGLLDLRARLLAAPEHVAFLRQQFSMKNTMGYGLNALLDFDDPVRILEHLIIGSEGTLAFVAEARFRTIEVRPSIATGLLVFETLSAAMTALPHLTRLGLATIELLDAASLRVAQGLSDVPSAIAEIEVQGHAALLVEVHAADADALTASSTKAQSHFEQLPLAVPPRLTTDASERAALWHVRKGLYTAVAGARPSGTTALLEDIVVPVPRLLATCERLIELFAEHGYEGSVIFGHAKDGNVHFLLNERFDDPDSVARYRRFTDDLVELVLAQQGSLKAEHGTGRIMAPFVRRQYGDELTDMMWEIKALFDPDGILNPGVVLSDDPDSYLHDLKRVPTVENEVDRCVECGYCEPTCPSKSITLTPRQRIVIRRDMAWAEEQGDTELLRDLQKDYDYDGVQTCAVDGMCGVACPVDINTGDLVRRLRAEQSNSVEGAVWGTAAKHWGTVTRAGGVALTVADALPAPLVRGVTHLGRAVLGADTVPLYDGGLPHGGSKPPRPESPADAQAVFFGACIGTMFGAEGDGEGSRDALRALLDRAGIAVVIPEENGGLCCGTPWKSKGHLDGYALMSDRVLESLWEASRHGELPVVCDAASCTEGLDVMLAQSVAKNPRYADLRIEDATTFVAREVLPKVSVSAKLPTVAVHPTCSTTALGATGALTAIAAAVADDVFVPEGWGCCAFAGDRGMLHPELTASATAQESAEIAEAESTRGDFDAFVSANRTCEIGMTRATGRPYRHVIEVLEELTRP; from the coding sequence GTGCCGACCACCCTCGCCGAACCCCTGGACACCGCATTGCTGGGTACCAGGACGCAGGTCCATTCCCGCTCCATCGACCGCTTCGCACGGGCCCACGACGCGTCCCACTATCTGCTCATCCCGGATGCCGTCCTCTCCCCCGCAGACGCCGAGGGCGTGGCGCGCGCCTTCGGCGCAGTCCGCGCCGCCGGGCGCACGATGACGTTCCGGTCCGGAGGCACCAGCCTCTCGGGGCAGAGCGTGAGCGGCGACATCCTCGTCGACACGCGCAGCAACTTCCGAGACATCCGGGTGGAGGACGACGGGGCCTCGGTGCGGGTGGGACCCGGTGCGACCGTACGTCAGGTCAACACACGCCTGTCGCGCTACCGCCGCAAGCTCGGCCCCGACCCCGCGAGCGAGATCGCGTGCACGATCGGTGGCGTCGTCGCGAACAACTCCAGCGGAATGGCCTGCGGGATCACCGAGAACTCGTATCAGACGATCGAGTCGATGACCGTCGTGCTCCCGAGCGGGACGATCCTCGACACCGGCCGCCCGGATGCGGGCGAGGTGCTGCGCGCGGCGGAACCCGAGATCGTCGCGGGCCTGCTCGACCTGAGAGCACGCCTGCTCGCCGCCCCCGAGCACGTCGCCTTCCTCCGCCAGCAGTTCTCGATGAAGAACACCATGGGCTACGGGCTCAACGCGCTGCTGGACTTCGACGACCCGGTGCGCATCCTGGAGCATCTCATCATCGGGTCCGAAGGCACGCTCGCGTTCGTCGCGGAGGCTCGATTCCGCACGATCGAAGTGCGACCGTCGATCGCGACGGGACTTCTCGTGTTCGAGACGCTCTCGGCGGCGATGACGGCGCTCCCCCACCTGACCCGGCTCGGTCTGGCCACCATCGAGCTCCTGGACGCCGCATCCCTGCGGGTCGCTCAGGGACTGAGCGATGTCCCCTCTGCGATCGCCGAGATCGAGGTCCAGGGTCACGCCGCTCTCCTGGTCGAGGTCCATGCCGCCGACGCGGACGCTCTCACCGCGTCGAGCACGAAGGCGCAGTCGCACTTCGAGCAGCTCCCGCTGGCCGTGCCCCCGCGCCTCACCACGGATGCGAGTGAGCGCGCCGCTCTGTGGCATGTGCGCAAGGGGCTCTACACCGCGGTCGCCGGTGCGCGCCCGTCCGGTACGACGGCGCTGCTGGAAGACATCGTGGTACCCGTCCCCCGGCTCCTCGCCACCTGCGAACGCCTGATCGAGCTGTTCGCCGAGCACGGCTACGAAGGCTCTGTCATCTTCGGGCACGCCAAGGACGGCAACGTCCACTTCCTCCTCAACGAACGGTTCGACGACCCCGACAGCGTCGCGCGCTATCGGCGGTTCACGGACGACCTGGTCGAACTCGTCCTCGCGCAGCAGGGATCGCTCAAGGCCGAACACGGCACCGGTCGCATCATGGCGCCGTTCGTGCGTCGCCAATACGGCGATGAGCTCACCGACATGATGTGGGAGATCAAGGCGCTGTTCGACCCCGACGGCATCCTGAATCCCGGAGTCGTCCTCTCCGATGACCCTGACTCGTACCTGCACGACCTCAAGCGGGTGCCGACGGTCGAGAACGAGGTCGACCGCTGCGTCGAGTGCGGCTACTGCGAACCGACCTGCCCGAGCAAGAGCATCACGCTCACCCCACGCCAGCGCATCGTGATCCGCCGCGACATGGCATGGGCCGAGGAGCAGGGCGACACCGAGCTGCTGCGCGACCTGCAGAAGGACTACGACTACGACGGCGTCCAGACCTGCGCGGTCGACGGCATGTGCGGCGTGGCCTGCCCGGTCGACATCAACACCGGTGATCTGGTACGTCGGCTTCGAGCGGAGCAGTCGAACTCCGTCGAAGGCGCGGTATGGGGCACCGCAGCCAAGCACTGGGGCACGGTCACGCGCGCCGGTGGAGTCGCGCTCACCGTCGCCGATGCCCTCCCTGCGCCGCTCGTGCGCGGGGTGACGCATCTCGGCCGCGCCGTCCTCGGTGCCGACACCGTGCCTCTGTACGACGGCGGGCTCCCGCACGGTGGTTCGAAGCCGCCGCGCCCGGAGTCGCCGGCCGACGCGCAGGCCGTCTTCTTCGGTGCCTGCATCGGGACGATGTTCGGCGCGGAAGGCGACGGCGAGGGCTCTCGAGACGCACTCCGCGCCCTGCTGGACCGTGCGGGCATCGCCGTCGTGATCCCCGAGGAGAACGGAGGCCTGTGCTGCGGCACACCGTGGAAGTCGAAGGGGCACCTGGACGGTTACGCCCTGATGTCGGACCGGGTGCTGGAGTCGCTGTGGGAAGCCAGCAGGCACGGGGAGCTTCCAGTGGTGTGCGACGCGGCGTCGTGCACAGAGGGCCTGGACGTGATGCTCGCGCAGTCGGTCGCGAAGAACCCGCGCTACGCAGACCTGCGGATCGAGGACGCCACGACGTTCGTGGCACGCGAGGTGCTGCCGAAGGTCTCCGTGTCGGCCAAGCTCCCCACGGTGGCCGTGCATCCGACTTGTTCCACGACCGCGCTCGGCGCGACCGGAGCATTGACCGCGATCGCCGCGGCCGTCGCCGACGACGTGTTCGTCCCCGAGGGATGGGGCTGCTGCGCCTTCGCGGGCGACCGCGGCATGCTGCACCCGGAACTCACGGCCAGCGCGACCGCCCAGGAGTCCGCGGAGATCGCCGAAGCGGAGAGCACGCGCGGCGACTTCGACGCGTTCGTGTCGGCGAACCGTACCTGCGAGATCGGCATGACGCGCGCCACCGGCCGGCCGTACCGCCACGTGATCGAAGTCCTCGAGGAGCTCACCCGGCCCTGA
- a CDS encoding alpha-L-fucosidase produces the protein MMNFEKRTGPDLGADAPTYPTQSVPDWYRDAKLGFFVHWGLYSVPAWAVQHGEGVNIPTEDAYAWHQYAEWYGNTVRIAGSPTWERHQQLFGPGTSYEDLADRWDAEAFDADAFVGELVGAGARYIIPTTKHHEGFCLWGTETTGFNAVARGPRRDLISEFHDATRRAGAKFGVYYSGALDWHVSDFPPIESDTDLFRFRRNDAHFARYSAAQLDELVTRFSPDVLWNDIEWPDGGKGRDEYAVAALLERYFEAVPDGVVNDRWGVPYHGFLTREYTDIPEIIPEPWESTRGLGYSFGFNQAEDERHSLSGAALIRLLVDVVAKNGNLLINVGPAADGSIPELQRRAMRELGTWLETNGEAIYGTRPWVRMGERTGAPRRYTTTGSTVHVHALDPSVGTLELPAELLGSDLRWADGSVAERSTDDRTVAVIPAGLREEAVAVLSAG, from the coding sequence ATGATGAACTTCGAGAAGCGCACCGGGCCGGACCTCGGCGCGGATGCTCCGACGTACCCGACGCAGAGCGTGCCCGACTGGTACCGCGACGCGAAGCTCGGCTTCTTCGTGCACTGGGGGCTCTACTCGGTGCCGGCGTGGGCCGTGCAGCACGGCGAGGGCGTGAACATCCCGACCGAGGACGCGTACGCCTGGCATCAGTACGCCGAGTGGTACGGCAACACCGTGCGGATCGCGGGGAGTCCGACCTGGGAGCGTCATCAGCAGCTGTTCGGGCCGGGGACCTCCTACGAGGACCTCGCCGATCGGTGGGACGCCGAGGCGTTCGACGCGGATGCCTTCGTCGGCGAGCTCGTCGGCGCAGGGGCCAGGTACATCATCCCGACCACGAAGCACCATGAGGGCTTCTGTCTGTGGGGCACCGAGACCACCGGCTTCAACGCGGTCGCGCGCGGGCCGCGCCGTGACCTGATCTCCGAGTTCCACGATGCCACCCGGCGCGCGGGCGCGAAGTTCGGCGTGTACTACTCGGGCGCGCTCGACTGGCATGTGAGCGACTTCCCGCCGATCGAGTCCGACACCGATCTGTTCCGATTCCGCCGCAACGACGCCCATTTCGCGCGGTACTCGGCAGCTCAGCTCGACGAGTTGGTCACGCGCTTCTCACCCGACGTGCTGTGGAACGACATCGAGTGGCCCGACGGCGGCAAGGGGCGCGACGAGTATGCGGTCGCCGCGCTGCTGGAGCGATACTTCGAGGCCGTCCCGGACGGCGTCGTCAACGACCGGTGGGGCGTGCCGTATCACGGCTTCCTCACGCGGGAGTACACGGACATCCCGGAGATCATCCCGGAGCCGTGGGAGTCGACTCGAGGCCTGGGCTACTCCTTCGGGTTCAACCAGGCCGAGGATGAGCGTCACTCGCTGTCGGGAGCCGCCTTGATCCGGCTGCTCGTCGACGTCGTCGCCAAGAACGGCAACCTGCTGATCAACGTGGGTCCCGCCGCCGACGGGTCGATCCCGGAACTTCAGCGGCGCGCGATGCGCGAGCTGGGCACGTGGCTCGAGACGAACGGCGAGGCGATCTACGGCACCCGTCCGTGGGTTCGAATGGGCGAGCGGACCGGAGCGCCGCGGCGGTACACGACCACGGGCTCGACCGTGCATGTGCATGCGCTCGACCCGAGCGTCGGCACGCTGGAGCTGCCCGCGGAGCTCCTGGGCTCCGACTTGCGTTGGGCCGACGGTTCCGTCGCTGAGCGATCCACGGACGACCGCACGGTCGCTGTGATCCCGGCCGGTCTGCGCGAGGAAGCTGTCGCCGTCCTGTCCGCTGGCTGA
- a CDS encoding M81 family metallopeptidase produces the protein MGPLPTVADGGLAQPRIGIAGISIESSTFSPHISGDEAFTVRTGEALRSYYPFLDDGRELAAAADWVPLTHGRSLPGGAVAPETYRRMKDAIVEGIREQGPFDGFFFDIHGAMSVVGLDDAEGDLALAVRAALGPDTLVSTSMDLHGNVSEVLRDAVDLLTCYRMAPHEDWMNTKERAVWNLLARLRGPHGADPLGRRPFVAWVPVPVLLPGEKTSTRLEPARSIYAELPEIEALPGVVDASVWIGYAWADEPRCQAYVVVTGDDRELIAREAERVARMFWEAREDFVFVAETGTLDEALEKALAPGAPHPYLISDSGDNPTAGGAGDVTWTLAHLLAHSELIGPDRTTLVASIFDPEAVARAVEAGVGATITIVAGARVDDGPHGPVTITGTVFSITDGDPDAGTQVVIAAGGLHAIITERRKPFHHLSDFRMLGLEPTTADIVVVKIGYLEPELYELAAGWTLALTPGGVDQDLLRLGHHRLRPGVYPFDPDGNPDLKAVVVRRGVAEEPTA, from the coding sequence ATGGGTCCGCTTCCGACCGTCGCCGACGGGGGGCTCGCGCAGCCCCGGATCGGTATCGCCGGGATCTCCATCGAGTCGAGCACGTTCTCCCCGCACATCTCGGGCGACGAAGCCTTCACGGTTCGCACAGGTGAGGCTCTGCGCAGCTACTACCCGTTCCTCGACGACGGGCGCGAGCTCGCTGCGGCCGCCGACTGGGTGCCCCTCACCCATGGTCGCTCGCTGCCCGGTGGTGCCGTCGCGCCCGAGACCTACCGTCGGATGAAGGACGCCATCGTCGAGGGCATCCGCGAGCAGGGCCCCTTCGACGGCTTCTTCTTCGACATCCACGGAGCGATGAGCGTCGTCGGGCTCGACGACGCCGAAGGCGACCTCGCGCTCGCGGTGCGGGCGGCACTGGGGCCGGACACGCTGGTCTCGACATCGATGGATCTGCACGGCAACGTCTCCGAGGTGCTGCGCGACGCGGTCGACCTGCTCACGTGCTACCGGATGGCGCCGCACGAGGACTGGATGAACACCAAGGAACGGGCGGTGTGGAACCTCCTCGCCCGGCTGCGGGGGCCGCACGGCGCCGACCCGCTGGGCCGTCGGCCGTTCGTGGCGTGGGTGCCGGTCCCGGTCCTGCTCCCCGGCGAGAAGACCAGCACCCGGCTCGAGCCCGCACGCAGCATCTACGCCGAGCTGCCCGAGATCGAGGCGCTTCCGGGCGTCGTCGATGCCTCGGTCTGGATCGGCTACGCCTGGGCCGACGAACCCCGTTGCCAGGCGTACGTCGTGGTCACCGGCGACGATCGGGAGCTGATCGCGCGTGAGGCCGAGCGGGTGGCCCGCATGTTCTGGGAGGCTCGCGAGGACTTCGTGTTCGTCGCTGAGACGGGCACGCTCGATGAGGCGCTCGAGAAGGCGCTCGCGCCGGGAGCGCCCCACCCGTACCTCATCTCGGACTCGGGTGACAATCCGACGGCGGGCGGGGCGGGCGATGTGACGTGGACCCTTGCACACCTGCTCGCGCATTCCGAACTCATCGGCCCCGACCGCACGACCCTGGTGGCGTCGATCTTCGATCCCGAGGCGGTCGCGCGGGCGGTCGAAGCGGGCGTCGGGGCGACGATCACGATCGTGGCGGGCGCCCGGGTCGACGATGGCCCGCACGGCCCCGTGACGATCACCGGGACCGTCTTCTCGATCACCGACGGAGATCCGGACGCAGGCACGCAGGTCGTGATCGCGGCGGGTGGACTCCACGCCATCATCACGGAGCGTCGCAAGCCGTTCCATCACCTCTCCGACTTCCGGATGCTGGGCCTCGAGCCGACGACCGCGGACATCGTGGTGGTGAAGATCGGCTATCTCGAACCCGAGCTGTACGAGCTCGCCGCGGGCTGGACTCTCGCGTTGACTCCCGGAGGTGTCGACCAGGACCTCCTCCGTCTCGGTCACCACCGTCTACGCCCCGGTGTCTACCCCTTCGACCCCGACGGAAACCCCGACCTGAAAGCCGTGGTCGTCCGCCGCGGCGTCGCAGAGGAGCCGACCGCATGA